CTCTGCGCGCAACCCTGCCGCCTGCCCTACCGGTTGGTGGACGAGTCTGCCCACGACGTCTCTGCACCCAACCGTCGCCTACCACTTTGTCCTAAGGACTATTGCACCATAGACCAGCTGGGAAGCCTCTCTGAGGCGGGCTTGGACTCCATCAAGCTTGAGGGGCGCATGAAGGCGCCCGACTACGTATATGCGGTGGTTCGTTCCTATCGTGCTCAGCTGGATGACCTCGCAGTCGACCGCACGCCTACGGTCGAGGAGGGTGTCCTGCGTCACGAGCGTCTGCGACGCGCATTCAATCGTGATTTCACCCACAGCTACCTGGACGGGCGCGCCGATGATGACATGATGAGCTACGAGCGCTCCAACAACAGGGGACGGCTCGTGGGACGTGTGGTGGCCTCGCGCGATTGTGGTGGTGCTAGGCTACGCAGGGGTGGAGCAAACGGTGGTCGCGAACGCTTCAGGTTCAAGAGACTCTTTGAGGTGGATGTCCTTCTTGATAGCTTCGTGGGTGGCGGGGATCTTCTGGAGATCCGTCCTGCGAGCGACCCCACGAAATTTCTGACTACCACCGCACCTGCCGATGCCAAGACAGGCTCAGTCATATGCTGCAAGGCAGTGCGTCCCATGGAGTCTGGCTCCTTGGTGCGCGTCATCTGCTCGCGGCAGGCCATGAATGAGGCGACGCGCCTCGCTGCGGGAGGTGAGAGGCGTAAGCGTCTCGTCACGGTACGAGTGCTCGCGCGACTGGGAAAGCCGTTTGTGGTCGAGCTTGCCTGTGTAGATGGGGCGGCGACGGTACGTGTGGAGGACTTTGTGGTCGAGTCCGCACGGACCAGGGCTGTGAGCGAGCAGGATTTGATCGAGCACGTGGGGCGCATGGGGCATACTCCCTTTGCGCCCGTCACTATTGAGGTCGAGTGCGATGCGGGTTGTGGCCTGAGCTTCTCGGCTGTTCACAAGGTACGCTCAAAGGCCTGTGAACTGCTCGAGCGAAAGGTACTGGAGTCCTATTCTACTGTAGTGCGTGGGAGGAACCTCGCCCACGCACCTGATGGCGATGATGTCGCGCTGCAGCTGCGCCTCGCGCGCCAAAAGACGGGTGGCAGAAAGCCTGTGCCTGTCGGTGAGGTCGAGATCTGCGCCCTCGTACCGACGCCAGAGATTGCCGACGCTGCGAGTAGGGCGGGGGCCACACGCATGTACGTCACGCCTGACGCCCTCATTGAGGCAAAGGCGGATGGTGCTCCATGGCCGTCTGACGCTGCCCTCATCCCCTGGCTCGACGAGGTATGCCGCGAAGCTGACCACAGGCGTCTGGACCCGCTTGTCAGGCGAGGCGAGGCCTGTGCGGTGGGCAATGTGAGTGAGTTGGCGCTCGCAGTTCAGCGAGGTGCGGCCGCAGAGATCAGGCCCTGTATTCCCGTTCATAACGAGAGCTGCCTCACTGTCCTCGAGACGGCCGGCGCCATGGGCCTTTGGTTCTCGCCGGAGCTCACGCTTGAGGAGGTCTGCGCCTTGGGACGCGTGGCCTCGATACCCTGCGGCCTCATCGTGAGCGGACGTACGCAGGCCATGACCAGCGAACACTGCGTTCTTCAGACGACGGGCCACTGCCTCCATGACTGTGCGGCCTGTGAGCTGCGCCGAGGACGTCACTTCCTCAAAGACCGCAACGGCCGGCTCCTTCCTGTACGCACGGACCTTGAGGGCCGCAGCCACATCTATGCGGCGCGGCCGCTCGACGCGACCCCTGAGCTTGGTAGGCTCCTTGCGGCGGGCATCACGCGCCTCATGGCAGACTGCACGCTCCTCTCTGCCGAGGAGACGACACGCGAGGTTGCGCGCATTGTCCGTGCGCTCGCTGCCGTAGCCGCCGGCAGGCGTCCAGCCAAGCGGATGGGGCATGCGGACTCCGGCCATCTCTATGAGCCCATAGCATAGATACGTTCTTGTCCTTTTGGCGTGCTCTTCGGTGGCCCATCGGTAGCATGCCCATCGCTTACTACAGCAATTGTATTGATGGACGGCACCTGCCTGACGTATGCCCTCGTGGGTGTTGGGTACACTCGCCCTCAGTTACGCTTACGCAGGTAGAATGTTGCGTTGGGTTCATGGGAGGATGGGTCCGCGCATGAGAGGGGAGATGACATGGCAAAGAGCGAGACGATGACCGAGGGTAAGCCCAAGGTAAACCGAGAGCTGCTTGAGGCAACCCTTGACGTCATTCGGCAAAGCCTTCAAGCTGACGGTGGTGACGTCGTCCTCATTAGCTGTGATGATGATGGAGTCGTGACGCTCGAGATGCAGGGTGCCTGTGCGGGGTGCCCGCTGTCATCCTACGACATGAGCGAGGGCATAGAGCGTATCTTGAGAGAGCACGTTCCTGGCGTCACGCGCGTGCAACCCGCGATGGCATGGTAGCTCATGCAGCTGCGTAGGGACTGAGAATCCGTGAGGAGGTCTCCGGCGCGCGAGGGATATCCTGTGCGTCGAGGACCTCATTGTAAGGAGTTTTCTGGGCGATGTGGCTTAACGATCTCTATCATGCCCTCAATCCGGTGGCCGTGCAGCTGGGGCCCATTGTGATTCGATGGTATGGCCTTGCCTACCTTGCAGGATTCTTACTGGGTGGTGTCGCGATCTGGCGGACGTCGCGTCGCTGGGGGCTCGATCTCACCCCAGATGACGTCATGAGCGTCGTTGTGAGCATCGCTGTTGGCATCATCGTCGGCGCACGGCTAGGCTACGTGCTCTTCTATGGAGGAGGGCACTACCTCAAAAATCCCGTCGAGATACCGATGCTCAGCGAGGGGGGTATGAGCTTCCACGGTGGGCTTGTGGGTGCCATCGTCGGCGGGTCTCTTGCCTGCTGGCGCCTGCACCTGTCCATCGCGACCATGTGCGACCTCGCAGCAACCGGCGCCCCTATCGGCCTTTTCTTTGGTCGCTGCGCGAACTTCGTGAACGGGG
The DNA window shown above is from Olsenella sp. oral taxon 807 and carries:
- the lgt gene encoding prolipoprotein diacylglyceryl transferase, with translation MWLNDLYHALNPVAVQLGPIVIRWYGLAYLAGFLLGGVAIWRTSRRWGLDLTPDDVMSVVVSIAVGIIVGARLGYVLFYGGGHYLKNPVEIPMLSEGGMSFHGGLVGAIVGGSLACWRLHLSIATMCDLAATGAPIGLFFGRCANFVNGELWGKPTGLPWGVMFSDTGGGMVYRHPSQLYEAILEGLVIFLVLTLLSRRAPARPQGTFIGVFLVLYGCLRFMVEFVRMPDEQLGYLAGTGWLTMGQCLSVPLVLLGAGILVISHRMCRPQIGRLV
- a CDS encoding U32 family peptidase; this encodes MKVPELLAPAGDPGSFNVALAAGADAIYCALGNDFNARRKASNFTPDSFEAACQKAHLAGVRVYVTTNIVIKSEEMPRALALAREAWLLGADALIIQDWGLLFELRHRFPQMEIHLSTQANVHDARAVAWCRGLGVARVTLSRELSVDEISRISQEGVELEGFAHGALCFCYSGVCLMSSLAGGRSANRGLCAQPCRLPYRLVDESAHDVSAPNRRLPLCPKDYCTIDQLGSLSEAGLDSIKLEGRMKAPDYVYAVVRSYRAQLDDLAVDRTPTVEEGVLRHERLRRAFNRDFTHSYLDGRADDDMMSYERSNNRGRLVGRVVASRDCGGARLRRGGANGGRERFRFKRLFEVDVLLDSFVGGGDLLEIRPASDPTKFLTTTAPADAKTGSVICCKAVRPMESGSLVRVICSRQAMNEATRLAAGGERRKRLVTVRVLARLGKPFVVELACVDGAATVRVEDFVVESARTRAVSEQDLIEHVGRMGHTPFAPVTIEVECDAGCGLSFSAVHKVRSKACELLERKVLESYSTVVRGRNLAHAPDGDDVALQLRLARQKTGGRKPVPVGEVEICALVPTPEIADAASRAGATRMYVTPDALIEAKADGAPWPSDAALIPWLDEVCREADHRRLDPLVRRGEACAVGNVSELALAVQRGAAAEIRPCIPVHNESCLTVLETAGAMGLWFSPELTLEEVCALGRVASIPCGLIVSGRTQAMTSEHCVLQTTGHCLHDCAACELRRGRHFLKDRNGRLLPVRTDLEGRSHIYAARPLDATPELGRLLAAGITRLMADCTLLSAEETTREVARIVRALAAVAAGRRPAKRMGHADSGHLYEPIA
- a CDS encoding NifU family protein; translation: MAKSETMTEGKPKVNRELLEATLDVIRQSLQADGGDVVLISCDDDGVVTLEMQGACAGCPLSSYDMSEGIERILREHVPGVTRVQPAMAW